Proteins from a genomic interval of Chelonoidis abingdonii isolate Lonesome George chromosome 7, CheloAbing_2.0, whole genome shotgun sequence:
- the TLX3 gene encoding T-cell leukemia homeobox protein 3, protein MDQPTNTQTQHQHEPISFGIDQILNSSDQENSSQPAPRGSDNTNYLGSPVSRTSAPYPSLPASFPGIGAPFEDSGSYSVNLSLAPAGVIRVPAHRPIPGAVPPPISSAIPAMPAVPSLGSLNFPWMESSRRFVKDRFTAAAALTPFTVTRRIGHPYQNRTPPKRKKPRTSFSRVQICELEKRFHRQKYLASAERAALAKSLKMTDAQVKTWFQNRRTKWRRQTAEEREAERQQASRLMLQLQHDAFQKSLNDSIQPDPLCLHNSSLFALQNLQPWEEENSKIPPVTSLV, encoded by the exons ATGGATCAGCCAACGAACACACAGACCCAGCATCAACACGAACCCATCAgctttggaattgatcagatttTAAATAGTTCTGATCAGGAAAACTCTTCCCAGCCTGCCCCCAGAGGATCAGACAACACAAATTACCTGGGAAGCCCTGTGAGCAGAACAAGTGCCCCTTATCCTTCCCTTCCAGCTTCCTTCCCTGGCATCGGGGCGCCTTTTGAAGACTCTGGATCTTACAGTGTGAATCTGAGTTTGGCTCCAGCTGGAGTGATCAGGGTGCCAGCTCACAGACCCATCCCTGGGGCTGTGCCACCTCCAATTTCTAGTGCCATCCCAGCTATGCCAGCTGTACCCAGCCTTGGCAGCCTCAACTTCCCTTGGATGGAGAGCAGCAGGAGATTCGTAAAGGACAGATTCACAG CGGCGGCCGCGCTCACCCCCTTCACCGTCACCCGGCGGATCGGGCACCCCTACCAGAACCGCACCCCGCCCAAGCGCAAGAAGCCGCGCACCTCCTTCTCCCGGGTGCAGATCTGCGAGCTGGAGAAGCGCTTCCACCGGCAGAAGTACCTGGCCTCGGCCGAGAGGGCGGCGCTCGCCAAGTCCCTCAAGATGACGGACGCGCAGGTCAAGACCTGGTTCCAGAACAGGCGGACCAAGTGGCG gAGACAGACCGCAGAGGAAAGGGAAGCGGAGAGGCAACAGGCGAGCAGGCTGATGCTCCAACTCCAGCACGACGCTTTCCAGAAATCCTTGAACGATTCAATCCAGCCCGACCCCCTCTGTCTACACAACTCCTCGCTCTTTGCACTGCAGAACCTCCAGCCCTGGGAAGAGGAGAACTCCAAGATCCCACCTGTTACCTCGCTCGTGTAA